From the genome of Thermogutta terrifontis, one region includes:
- a CDS encoding carbonic anhydrase, with product MSFCTVISCMDGRIQLPVITYLKARFQVDYVDNVTEPGPDGILARGDDHVLLASILRRVQISLEKHQSQGLAVAGHADCAGHPVSREDHLRDIRSACRWLKARFPHVPVIGLWVNERWEVEEVAQE from the coding sequence ATGTCGTTCTGCACCGTGATCAGTTGCATGGATGGCCGGATTCAGCTTCCCGTCATCACTTATCTGAAGGCGCGCTTTCAGGTGGATTATGTGGACAACGTCACAGAGCCGGGACCGGACGGGATCCTCGCCAGGGGAGATGACCACGTGCTCCTCGCATCGATTTTGCGACGTGTTCAAATCTCCCTTGAAAAACACCAGTCCCAGGGGCTTGCCGTGGCCGGACACGCCGACTGTGCCGGCCACCCTGTTTCCCGCGAGGATCACCTGCGCGACATCCGATCGGCGTGCAGGTGGTTGAAGGCGAGATTCCCTCACGTCCCGGTCATCGGCCTGTGGGTCAACGAACGGTGGGAAGTGGAAGAGGTCGCCCAAGAGTAA